Below is a window of Streptomyces sp. ITFR-16 DNA.
GGGAAGGCGGACTCGGCGATTTCGCCGGTGAACCAGCCGCCTCGTTAGTTCTCGCGGGCCGGACTACGCACGGTTGCGAGGCGTTTATGCCCCTCGGGCATGGGCAGGACCGCCAGTGCGGTGTCTGCGATGTTCCGCAGCGCCTCCGGGTCCAGGCCGGCCTTGCCCACCGCCTCGATGCCTCGGACCACCGTCAACAGCTCACCGCGAACGCGGTGACCCCGGCCCCTCACGAACCGGTACACCCTCCCTGGGACTCCACGGGCGAGATGGGCCCGCAGTTCGAGAACCGCAGTTGGCGGTCTTCGATGCTGAGGTCGGGTCGCTCCGACCGTCGACCACGCGCGCTCGGTGCGCCCCGACCTGTAGTGCTTGGTCATGTGCGGCGGATCATGGGACCGTCCGACTGGCCGCATGCGAAATCGGTCTTGGGGTGGCTGACTGTCGTGCTGGTCGCGGTGCCGGTGGTCTGGCGCTACCGGGCGAGGAGAGCCTTTACGGTTTTGCCGCCGTCCGTCCTGCGGGTGACGGAAGTGGCGCGAGCGAGTTGGTTGACCATGGGCCAGCCGAACCCTCCGGTGCCGCCGTTCAGGCCGGGGGCGCGCATGCGCGGTGTCTGTGGGCTGTGGTCGTGCACGGCCACTTCGATGCCGTCCGGGTGCGCGGTGAGATCCAGACGGCAGATGCCGCCGCCATGGCGCAGGGCGTTGGTGACGAGCTCCGAGACGACG
It encodes the following:
- a CDS encoding ATP-binding protein, producing MDTMSVNVATVLSTACIAEARQSAREFLAGLAPPAGTAETADTVILVVSELVTNALRHGGGICRLDLTAHPDGIEVAVHDHSPQTPRMRAPGLNGGTGGFGWPMVNQLARATSVTRRTDGGKTVKALLAR